A window of the Myxococcales bacterium genome harbors these coding sequences:
- a CDS encoding DEAD/DEAH box helicase: MSNPSVTSGPDTAGPDPALLASLPATEGDAEPGAAAAPAAPPELLFADLGLPRDVQAALDDMGYLHPTPVQSAVYAPVVAGKDLMVQSRTGTGKTTAFGLPIVSSVDAAVRAPQAIVLTPTRELALQVCRELAQLGKHKGLSIVPIYGGAPIPKQITQLKEGVHIVVGTPGRVLDHISRRTLDLKQIRFFVLDECDEMLSMGFLEDIDRIASHTPKTKQTLLFSATMPNEVVRYSKRQMREPEQIALSSGNISVAEIHHAYYIVSGIARARDLLRVIVSEQPESAIVFCNTRDETGMVARFLQKQGLDAEPLSSDLSQSDRERVMKRMRDKNLKYLVATDVAARGIDITELSHVINFSFPDSAEVYVHRTGRTGRAGKKGTALSLIGPRELSSFWYLRVLYKIQPEERDLPPMSVLEGVLKTPLPRVGAPPPPDPLLAVRGLVSGEATEEYLELTKRLLAEPDGEQIVALLIGTRLDEIKAEKAATSAAAEAARLEREARVREERGGDDDRFGDRPRFGDRDRGPRFGDRDRGPRDRDRGPRFGGDRDRGDRGPRFGDRDRGPRFGDRRPEGEEPVAPVAPVALVELIEAAPPVVDAVSEVREERPARSPRRFDRDDRGPRRERDDRGERDDRPREERPARDDRPRDDRPARDERPRDEVVARDDRPRDDRPARDDRGPRRDDRPAREDRPARDDRPRDDRPRDDRPAREDRPARDDRPRDDRPAREDRPARDDRPRDDRPAREDRPARDDRPRDDRPAREDRPARDDRPRDDRPAREDRPARDDRPRDDRPAREDRPARDDRPRDDRPAREDRPARDDRPRDDRPAREDRPARDDRPRDDPPAREDRPARDERPARDDRPARDERPARDERPRDDRPAREDRPARDERPARDERPAREDRPARDERPARDEAPRAASSNHDRKPKNGAPATAPVDQRDFWETWADEKSTRAPAEARDERPARDERPARDERPARDERPARDERPARDERPARSERSARGERPARGERKHEAKAEPAVEPAVEAEADADAKPARAARSERPARGERARKSEPAPAAAVTAEPGAQVRIHVNLGKKHGLSADDVRKLLGDAAGIAATDLGSVAMRDTYCHVRVPAPVAEKIIATVNGQAHGDTIIKVELAHA; this comes from the coding sequence ATGTCGAACCCGTCTGTCACCTCCGGCCCCGATACCGCGGGCCCCGATCCCGCCCTCCTAGCTTCCCTGCCCGCGACCGAAGGCGACGCTGAGCCCGGCGCCGCCGCCGCCCCCGCCGCCCCGCCTGAGCTGCTGTTCGCCGATCTCGGGCTGCCCCGCGACGTGCAGGCGGCGCTCGACGACATGGGCTACCTGCACCCGACGCCGGTGCAGTCGGCGGTCTACGCGCCGGTCGTCGCCGGCAAGGACCTGATGGTCCAGTCGCGCACCGGCACCGGCAAGACCACCGCGTTCGGCCTGCCGATCGTGTCGTCGGTCGACGCCGCCGTGCGCGCGCCCCAGGCGATCGTCCTGACCCCGACCCGCGAGCTGGCGCTGCAGGTGTGCCGCGAGCTGGCGCAGCTCGGCAAGCACAAGGGCCTGTCGATCGTCCCGATCTACGGCGGCGCGCCGATCCCCAAGCAGATCACCCAGCTCAAGGAGGGCGTGCACATCGTCGTCGGCACGCCCGGCCGCGTGCTCGATCACATCAGCCGCCGCACCCTCGATCTCAAGCAGATCCGGTTCTTCGTCCTCGACGAGTGCGACGAGATGCTGTCGATGGGCTTCCTCGAGGACATCGATCGGATCGCCTCGCACACGCCCAAGACCAAGCAGACCCTGCTGTTCTCGGCGACGATGCCCAACGAGGTCGTCCGCTACTCCAAGCGGCAGATGCGCGAGCCCGAGCAGATCGCGCTGTCGAGCGGCAACATCTCGGTCGCCGAGATCCACCACGCCTACTACATCGTCAGCGGCATCGCCCGCGCCCGCGACCTCTTGCGCGTGATCGTCAGCGAGCAGCCCGAGAGCGCGATCGTCTTCTGCAACACCCGCGACGAGACCGGCATGGTCGCGCGGTTCCTGCAGAAGCAGGGCCTCGACGCCGAGCCGCTGTCGAGCGATCTGTCGCAGTCCGATCGCGAGCGCGTGATGAAGCGCATGCGCGACAAGAACCTGAAGTACCTGGTCGCGACCGACGTGGCCGCGCGCGGCATCGACATCACCGAGCTGTCGCACGTCATCAACTTCAGCTTCCCCGACTCGGCCGAGGTCTACGTCCACCGCACCGGCCGCACCGGCCGCGCCGGCAAGAAGGGCACCGCGCTGTCGCTGATCGGCCCGCGCGAGCTGTCGTCGTTCTGGTACCTGCGCGTGCTCTACAAGATCCAGCCCGAGGAGCGCGACCTGCCGCCGATGTCGGTGCTCGAGGGCGTGCTCAAGACGCCCCTGCCCCGCGTCGGCGCGCCGCCGCCGCCCGACCCGCTGCTCGCCGTGCGCGGCCTGGTCAGCGGCGAGGCGACCGAGGAGTACCTCGAGCTCACCAAGCGGCTCCTGGCCGAGCCCGACGGCGAGCAGATCGTCGCCCTGCTGATCGGCACCCGCCTCGACGAGATCAAGGCCGAGAAGGCCGCGACCAGCGCCGCCGCCGAGGCCGCGCGCCTCGAGCGCGAGGCCCGCGTCCGCGAGGAGCGCGGTGGCGACGACGATCGCTTCGGCGACCGCCCGCGCTTCGGCGACCGTGACCGTGGCCCGCGCTTCGGCGACCGCGACCGCGGCCCCCGCGACCGTGACCGTGGCCCCCGCTTCGGCGGCGACCGCGACCGCGGCGACCGCGGCCCCCGCTTCGGCGACCGCGACCGCGGCCCCCGCTTCGGCGACCGCCGCCCCGAGGGCGAGGAGCCCGTCGCGCCCGTCGCGCCCGTCGCGCTAGTCGAGCTGATCGAGGCGGCGCCGCCGGTGGTCGACGCGGTCAGCGAGGTCCGCGAGGAGCGGCCCGCGCGCAGCCCGCGTCGGTTCGATCGCGACGACCGCGGCCCGCGCCGCGAGCGCGACGACCGCGGCGAGCGTGACGACCGTCCGCGCGAGGAGCGCCCGGCCCGCGACGACCGTCCGCGCGACGACCGCCCGGCTCGTGACGAGCGTCCGCGCGATGAGGTCGTGGCCCGGGATGACCGTCCCCGCGACGATCGTCCGGCCCGTGACGACCGTGGCCCGCGTCGCGACGACCGTCCGGCGCGTGAGGATCGCCCGGCCCGCGACGACCGTCCCCGCGACGACCGTCCCCGCGACGACCGTCCGGCGCGTGAGGATCGCCCGGCCCGCGACGACCGTCCCCGCGACGACCGTCCGGCGCGTGAGGATCGCCCGGCCCGCGACGACCGTCCCCGCGACGACCGTCCGGCGCGTGAGGATCGCCCGGCCCGTGACGACCGTCCCCGCGACGACCGTCCGGCGCGTGAGGATCGCCCGGCCCGTGACGACCGTCCCCGCGACGACCGTCCGGCGCGTGAGGATCGCCCGGCCCGTGACGACCGTCCCCGCGACGACCGTCCGGCGCGTGAGGATCGCCCGGCCCGCGACGACCGTCCGCGCGACGACCGTCCGGCGCGTGAGGATCGCCCGGCCCGCGACGACCGTCCGCGCGACGACCGTCCGGCGCGTGAGGATCGCCCGGCCCGCGACGACCGCCCGCGCGACGACCCTCCGGCGCGTGAGGATCGCCCCGCCCGCGACGAGCGTCCGGCCCGCGACGACCGTCCGGCCCGTGACGAGCGTCCGGCCCGCGACGAGCGTCCCCGCGACGACCGTCCGGCGCGTGAGGATCGCCCCGCCCGTGACGAGCGTCCGGCCCGCGACGAGCGCCCGGCCCGTGAGGATCGCCCCGCCCGCGACGAGCGTCCGGCCCGCGACGAGGCGCCCCGCGCTGCGTCGAGCAACCACGACCGCAAGCCCAAGAACGGCGCACCGGCCACCGCCCCGGTCGATCAGCGCGACTTCTGGGAGACCTGGGCCGACGAGAAGTCGACCCGAGCCCCGGCCGAGGCCCGCGACGAGCGTCCGGCCCGCGACGAGCGTCCGGCCCGCGACGAGCGTCCGGCCCGCGACGAGCGTCCGGCCCGCGACGAGCGTCCGGCCCGCGACGAGCGTCCGGCCCGCAGCGAGCGCTCGGCCCGCGGCGAGCGTCCGGCCCGCGGCGAGCGCAAGCACGAGGCGAAGGCGGAGCCCGCCGTCGAACCCGCGGTCGAGGCCGAGGCGGACGCCGACGCCAAGCCGGCCCGCGCGGCCCGCAGCGAGCGTCCGGCTCGCGGCGAGCGCGCGCGCAAGTCCGAGCCCGCCCCGGCGGCTGCGGTCACCGCCGAGCCCGGCGCCCAGGTGCGGATCCACGTGAACCTCGGCAAGAAGCACGGGCTGTCGGCGGACGACGTCCGCAAGCTGCTCGGTGACGCGGCGGGCATCGCCGCCACCGATCTCGGCTCGGTCGCGATGCGCGACACCTACTGCCACGTCCGGGTGCCGGCGCCGGTGGCCGAGAAGATCATCGCCACGGTGAACGGCCAGGCCCACGGCGACACGATCATCAAGGTCGAGCTCGCCCACGCCTGA
- the uvrA gene encoding excinuclease ABC subunit UvrA — MPRPPVVRAPSQPDAIVVEGAREHNLKVDRLEIPKHQLVVITGPSGSGKSSMAFDTLYAEGQRRYVESLSAYARQFLGQMEKPKYERISGLSPTIAIQQKSAASNPRSTVGTITEIYDYLRVLYARAGEQRCHQCGGAVAKRSAAEVVDELATLPARTQVTLLAPKADNRKGEFRELIADARKAGFVRVRIDGMIVRLEDVEALEKQKKHTIELVIDRVSITAGDRGRLTDSVETALREGKGKLIADVAGERTPRVYSEDNSCPTCGIGFPELSPQSFSFNSPLGMCVACNGLGEKLQADPELIVPDPTKSINGGAVAVWRDSVGKDAGWTANIVKAIAKAFKIDLDKPWAKLGDKAREILLYGTGDKRVAVEWQGRHSSGAWDMKFEGILPQLERRHRESSSDRVRAHYESFFRAIACATCAGTRLRPESRAVLVGDRGVVDVTCTTVRQAYDFIGGLKLAGTRAQIAGEVLKEIKNRLTFLLDVGLEYLTLDRPAGSLSGGEAQRIRLASQLGSELSGVLYVLDEPSIGLHQRDNERLIRTLHRLRDLGNTVLVVEHDEATMEAADWVIDFGPGAGRHGGEVIAEGTPAQVKATAASVTGRFLAGTESIAVPTTRRTGKGAIELRGAREHNLKNVDVTIPLGVMVAITGVSGAGKSSLINATLYPALARQLHKSLDRVGPHDSLTGLDLIDKVIVIDQKPIGRTPRSNPATYTKAFDLVRELYAEMPTAKTYGYGPGRFSFNVTAKQGGGRCEACEGAGMREVEMHFLPNVFVTCEVCKGKRYNEATLRVLYKDKSIADMLDTPVDEALELFRHHRQLGRIMQTMVDVGLGYLALGQAATTLSGGEAQRIKLARELARVQTGRTLYLLDEPTTGLHFGDVRRLLEVLARLVEAGNSVLVIEHNLDVIKTADWVIDLGPEGGAAGGEVIAAGTPEEVAAIEASHTGRFLRPMIKPARARRGGARACPPPPPPPPPRPAPAPAPRPAPGPVSASSWACGARRPGTGARRRACACRPWGWPWRPPCRRARGAPVPAGSARSGPAARRRWGRSRGGGAGAGWRRRAAPRGRGWSRPRPRRSRRSPASARSGAGPPTRRSARP; from the coding sequence ATGCCGCGCCCGCCCGTCGTCCGCGCACCCAGCCAGCCCGACGCCATCGTGGTCGAGGGCGCCCGCGAGCACAACCTCAAGGTCGACCGCCTCGAGATCCCCAAGCACCAGCTCGTCGTCATCACCGGTCCGTCGGGCTCGGGCAAGTCGAGCATGGCGTTCGACACGCTCTACGCCGAGGGCCAGCGCCGCTACGTCGAGTCGCTCTCGGCCTACGCCCGCCAGTTCCTCGGGCAGATGGAGAAGCCGAAGTACGAGCGCATCAGCGGGCTGTCGCCGACGATCGCGATCCAGCAGAAGAGCGCGGCGTCGAACCCGCGCTCGACCGTCGGCACGATCACCGAGATCTACGACTACCTGCGCGTGCTCTACGCCCGCGCCGGCGAGCAGCGCTGCCACCAGTGCGGCGGCGCCGTCGCCAAGCGCTCGGCGGCCGAGGTCGTCGACGAGCTGGCCACGCTGCCGGCCAGGACCCAGGTCACGCTGCTCGCGCCCAAGGCCGACAACCGCAAGGGCGAGTTCCGCGAGCTGATCGCCGACGCCCGCAAGGCCGGGTTCGTGCGCGTGCGCATCGACGGCATGATCGTCCGGCTCGAGGACGTCGAGGCGCTCGAGAAGCAGAAGAAGCACACGATCGAGCTGGTCATCGACCGGGTCTCGATCACCGCCGGCGATCGCGGCCGCCTGACCGACTCGGTCGAGACCGCGCTGCGCGAGGGCAAGGGCAAGCTGATCGCCGACGTCGCCGGCGAGCGCACGCCCCGGGTCTACTCCGAGGACAACAGCTGCCCGACCTGCGGCATCGGCTTCCCCGAGCTGTCGCCGCAGTCGTTCTCGTTCAACTCGCCGCTCGGCATGTGCGTCGCGTGCAACGGCCTCGGCGAGAAGCTCCAGGCCGACCCCGAGCTGATCGTCCCCGACCCGACCAAGAGCATCAACGGCGGCGCGGTCGCCGTCTGGCGCGACAGCGTCGGCAAGGACGCCGGTTGGACCGCCAACATCGTCAAGGCCATCGCCAAGGCGTTCAAGATCGATCTCGACAAGCCCTGGGCCAAGCTCGGCGACAAGGCCCGCGAGATCCTGCTCTACGGCACCGGCGACAAGCGGGTCGCGGTCGAGTGGCAGGGCCGGCACTCGTCGGGCGCGTGGGACATGAAGTTCGAGGGCATCCTGCCGCAGCTCGAGCGCCGCCACCGCGAGTCGTCGAGCGATCGGGTCCGGGCCCACTACGAGTCGTTCTTCCGCGCGATCGCGTGCGCGACCTGCGCCGGCACGCGCCTGCGGCCCGAGTCCCGCGCGGTCCTGGTCGGCGACCGCGGCGTCGTCGACGTCACCTGCACGACCGTGCGCCAGGCCTACGACTTCATCGGCGGGCTCAAGCTGGCCGGCACCCGGGCCCAGATCGCCGGCGAGGTGCTCAAGGAGATCAAGAACCGGCTGACGTTCCTGCTCGACGTCGGGCTCGAGTACCTGACCCTCGACCGGCCGGCCGGGTCGCTCTCGGGCGGCGAGGCCCAGCGCATCCGCCTGGCGTCGCAGCTCGGCAGCGAGCTGTCGGGCGTGCTGTACGTGCTCGACGAGCCGTCGATCGGGCTGCACCAGCGCGACAACGAGCGGCTGATCCGCACGCTCCACCGCCTCCGCGACCTCGGCAACACCGTGCTCGTGGTCGAGCACGACGAGGCCACGATGGAGGCCGCCGACTGGGTGATCGACTTCGGCCCCGGCGCCGGCCGCCACGGCGGCGAGGTCATCGCCGAGGGCACGCCGGCGCAGGTCAAGGCGACCGCGGCGTCGGTGACCGGTCGGTTCCTGGCCGGCACCGAGTCGATCGCGGTGCCCACCACCCGCCGGACCGGCAAGGGCGCGATCGAGCTGCGCGGCGCCCGCGAGCACAACCTGAAGAACGTCGACGTCACGATCCCGCTGGGCGTGATGGTCGCGATCACCGGCGTGTCGGGCGCGGGCAAGTCGTCGCTGATCAACGCGACCCTGTACCCCGCCCTCGCCCGCCAGCTCCACAAGAGCCTCGACCGGGTCGGGCCCCACGACTCGCTCACCGGCCTCGACCTGATCGACAAGGTCATCGTGATCGATCAGAAGCCGATCGGCCGGACCCCGCGCTCGAACCCGGCCACGTACACCAAGGCGTTCGATCTGGTGCGCGAGCTCTACGCCGAGATGCCGACCGCCAAGACCTACGGCTACGGGCCTGGGCGGTTCTCGTTCAACGTCACCGCCAAGCAGGGCGGCGGCCGGTGCGAGGCGTGCGAGGGCGCGGGCATGCGCGAGGTCGAGATGCACTTCCTGCCCAACGTCTTCGTCACGTGCGAGGTGTGCAAGGGCAAGCGCTACAACGAGGCCACGCTGCGGGTCCTCTACAAGGACAAGTCGATCGCCGACATGCTCGACACGCCGGTCGACGAGGCGCTCGAGCTGTTCCGCCACCACCGCCAGCTCGGGCGGATCATGCAGACGATGGTCGACGTCGGCCTCGGCTACCTGGCGCTCGGCCAGGCGGCGACGACCCTGTCGGGCGGCGAGGCCCAGCGCATCAAGCTGGCGCGCGAGCTGGCCCGGGTCCAGACCGGGCGCACGCTGTACCTGCTCGACGAGCCCACCACCGGCCTGCACTTCGGCGACGTGCGCCGGCTGCTCGAGGTGCTGGCGCGGCTGGTCGAGGCCGGCAACAGCGTGCTGGTGATCGAGCACAACCTCGACGTCATCAAGACCGCGGACTGGGTCATCGACCTCGGCCCCGAGGGTGGCGCCGCCGGCGGCGAGGTGATCGCGGCCGGCACGCCCGAGGAGGTGGCCGCGATCGAGGCCAGCCACACCGGCCGGTTCCTGCGCCCGATGATCAAGCCGGCCCGCGCGAGGCGCGGTGGCGCGCGCGCCTGCCCCCCCCCCCCCCCCCCCCCCCCCCCCCGGCCGGCTCCGGCTCCGGCTCCGCGTCCGGCTCCGGGGCCCGTCAGCGCTTCTTCTTGGGCTTGTGGTGCGAGACGCCCAGGGACGGGCGCGCGCCGGCGGGCTTGCGCTTGCCGGCCTTGGGGTTGGCCTTGGCGACCGCCTTGCCGGCGCGCTCGCGGCGCGCCAGTTCCAGCCGGGTCGGCCCGGTCCGGGCCGGCGGCGCGTCGTCGGTGGGGGCGGTCTCGCGGCGGCGGCGCGGGGGCGGGGTGGCGGCGCCGGGCAGCACCTCGCGGCCGCGGGTGGTCGCGCCCTCGGCCGCGCCGGTCGCGCCGGTCACCAGCTTCAGCTCGATCCGGCGCCGGGCCACCGACACGTCGATCAGCTCGACCGTGA